The following are from one region of the Silene latifolia isolate original U9 population chromosome 9, ASM4854445v1, whole genome shotgun sequence genome:
- the LOC141601198 gene encoding uncharacterized protein LOC141601198 yields MDFVKEKVDVVPVWVRLAGIPLKFWGDCLPKIAGLVGKYVQRDKDTHDKVRLSYARVLVELQMDQKLPDFVKFVDDCGNLVKVRVNYEWRPVSCVSCKGLGHDASQCRKPKKPIGRKPGVAAVSKNQRTQIWRAKVVPVQTTSQAPPVLTPAMFPPLASARSTVKPTPAKNIMRLNRQDGIVGVRLSGKFSQYTFMDALNNSVTPKGRKVVKWFMHNNGVGLFGLLETKIKPSSLLKKNTSLCDGWSVTTNCSWHKGGRIWIMWKPTGVAQSCTEPWLWMGDFNTVLSPIERLGGSTTDAEMEHFQECVSLCCMEDLAATGALFTWSNKQEPGDRVYSGLDRAMGNTEWIDKFGDLVPHFHPEGLFYHCPCTLVDRKTNLGGKRSFKYFNMWGSAATFHSDVSSVWNRQFKGTKMFAVVKKLKALKPVLKQLNKSCFSDIENSTSIAGTVLEHIQKELVMLI; encoded by the exons ATGGATTTTGTTAAAGAGAAGGTTGATGTTGTCCCTGTCTGGGTTAGGTTAGCTGGTATTCCTTTGAAATTTTGGGGGGACTGCTTGCCTAAAATTGCAGGGCTTGTTGGAAAATATGTTCAAAGAGATAAAGATACTCATGATAAGGTTAGACTCAGCTATGCTAGGGTTCTGGTGGAGTTGCAGATGGACCAGAAGTTACCAGACTTTGTCAAGTTTGTGGATGATTGTGGTAATCTGGTTAAGGTGAGGGTTAATTATGAATGGAGACCTGTGTCCTGTGTCAGTTGTAAGGGACTAGGTCATGATGCCTCTCAGTGTAGGAAACCTAAGAAACCCATAGGTAGGAAGCCAGGGGTGGCAGCTGTTAGTAAGAATCAGAGGACACAGATATGGAGAGCAAAAGTTGTGCCTGTGCAGACTACTAGTCAGGCTCCTCCTGTGCTTACTCCTGCCATGTTTCCTCCTCTTGCCAGTGCCAGGTCTACTGTTAAACCTACACCTGCTAAGAATATTATGAGGTTAAACAGACAGGATGGCATTGTGGGAGTGAGGCTTTCTGGAAAATTTAGTCAGTATACGTTTATGGATGCTTTGAATAACTCTGTTACTCCTAAGGGGAGG AAGGTGGTGAAATGGTTTATGCACAATAATGGGGTGGGTTTGTTTGGTCTGCTTGAAACTAAGATCAAACCTAGTAGCTTACTTAAGAAAAATACCTCATTGTGTGATGGGTGGAGTGTCACCACAAACTGTAGTTGGCATAAGGGAGGAAGAATATGGATTATGTGGAAACCTACT GGTGTGGCCCAATCCTGTACTGAACCTTGGCTTTGGATGGGAGATTTTAATACTGTGCTATCTCCTATTGAAAGATTGGGTGGATCAACTACTGATGCTGAGATGGAACATTTTCAAGAGTGTGTGTCACTTTGTTGTATGGAGGACTTAGCTGCTACTGGAGCTTTGTTTACCTGGTCCAATAAGCAGGAACCAGGGGATAGGGTTTACAGTGGGTTGGATAGAGCTATGGGGAATACTGAGTGGATAGATAAGTTTGGTGATCTTGTTCCTCACTTTCACCCTGAGGGGCTTTTTTATCACTGCCCCTGTACTCTGGTGGATAGGAAGACTAATCTTGGGGGTAAAAGGAGtttcaaatatttcaatatgtggggtTCTGCTGCTACTTTTCATAGTGATGTTAGTAGTGTGTGGAATAGACAGTTCAAAGGGACTAAAATGTTTGCTGTGGTTAAAAAGTTGAAAGCTCTGAAGCCTGTTCTGAAGCAGCTGAATAAATCTTGCTTTTCTGACATAGAGAATAGCACTAGTATTGCTGGTACTGTTTTAGAACACATTCAGAAGGAGTTGGTGATGTTGATTTGA